From the Acaryochloris thomasi RCC1774 genome, one window contains:
- a CDS encoding phosphonate ABC transporter ATP-binding protein: MGEPVFELAQVSRQFGDVMALSDLSLSIGLGERVALIGPSGAGKSTLLNLLNGSLVPSTGQVTVLGRDLSQLSPRRRRRIQRQVGTVYQQHHLVTNLSVIHNVNAGQLGHWSLGKAAWSLLWPQSKETVVQALEQVGIADKLYARADRLSGGEQQRVALARVLVQQPVAILADEPIASLDPARSHDLMALLRSLTREAGKTLVVSLHDIEFAFQYCTRLLGLCQGQLQFDLPPSQVTEGMIDRLYRFTSSR; the protein is encoded by the coding sequence ATGGGTGAGCCTGTCTTTGAGCTGGCTCAGGTCTCCCGGCAGTTTGGGGATGTGATGGCCCTCAGCGATTTGAGTCTCTCCATTGGTCTGGGGGAGCGGGTCGCATTGATTGGCCCCAGCGGTGCCGGTAAAAGTACTCTCCTCAATCTTTTGAATGGGAGCCTAGTACCTTCGACAGGGCAGGTGACGGTTTTAGGCCGTGATTTGAGTCAGCTTAGCCCTCGAAGACGGCGGCGAATCCAGCGACAGGTGGGCACGGTTTATCAGCAACATCATCTGGTCACGAATCTATCGGTGATTCACAATGTCAATGCGGGGCAGTTGGGGCACTGGTCGTTGGGGAAGGCGGCTTGGTCTCTGCTGTGGCCGCAGAGCAAAGAAACGGTGGTGCAAGCGTTAGAGCAGGTGGGCATTGCGGATAAGCTCTATGCCCGCGCCGATCGCCTTTCAGGGGGGGAACAGCAACGGGTGGCGCTGGCTCGGGTGCTGGTGCAGCAGCCGGTGGCTATCTTGGCCGATGAGCCGATTGCGAGCTTAGATCCGGCACGGTCCCATGATTTGATGGCTTTACTCCGAAGCCTGACGAGGGAAGCTGGCAAGACACTGGTGGTGAGCCTCCATGATATTGAGTTTGCTTTTCAGTACTGCACGCGATTATTGGGCCTATGCCAGGGACAGCTACAGTTCGATCTGCCGCCGTCTCAGGTGACTGAGGGTATGATTGACAGGCTCTACCGGTTTACTTCGAGTAGATAA
- a CDS encoding putative selenate ABC transporter substrate-binding protein, with amino-acid sequence MKRFKQQVILWGSIVSLLAACASQEPTPKPAGEVDGVDAAPLAIGAIPDQDPEKIQRLSEKLTAYLESELNVPVQYQPVTDYAAAVTAFKVGDLDLVWFGGLTGVQARLQVTGAQAIAQRDIDEQFTSVFITNANSGVQPFEEVSGLTALKGHTLTFGSESSTSGRLMPQYFMQQAGVALEEVKGEVGFSGNHDATIKLVEAGTFEVGALNSQVWDSRLTEGSVDEAKVQVIWRTPPYYDYHWVASPAVEERYGTGFTKKLQGALTRLDTSVPEEKEILDLFGAVKFIPTENQNYAQIEKIGRQIGKIK; translated from the coding sequence ATGAAACGGTTCAAACAACAAGTCATTTTGTGGGGGAGTATTGTTTCATTGCTGGCCGCCTGTGCTAGCCAAGAGCCAACGCCGAAGCCTGCAGGTGAGGTCGATGGAGTCGATGCTGCTCCTTTAGCGATTGGAGCCATTCCCGATCAGGATCCTGAAAAAATTCAGCGCCTTTCAGAAAAACTCACGGCCTATCTAGAGTCAGAGCTGAACGTCCCCGTTCAGTATCAGCCAGTGACCGACTATGCCGCTGCTGTGACGGCCTTCAAAGTAGGTGATTTAGATCTAGTCTGGTTTGGAGGACTGACGGGCGTGCAGGCTCGCCTTCAGGTGACAGGCGCCCAAGCCATTGCCCAGCGCGATATTGATGAACAGTTCACCAGCGTTTTCATTACCAATGCCAATAGCGGTGTTCAGCCTTTTGAAGAGGTAAGCGGCCTCACGGCACTCAAGGGTCACACCCTGACCTTTGGCAGCGAGTCTTCAACTTCGGGACGGCTGATGCCTCAGTACTTCATGCAGCAGGCGGGGGTCGCGCTGGAAGAAGTAAAGGGCGAGGTAGGATTTTCGGGGAACCATGATGCGACGATTAAGCTGGTTGAGGCGGGTACGTTTGAAGTGGGTGCTCTAAACTCACAGGTCTGGGACAGCCGCTTGACAGAGGGGAGTGTGGATGAGGCTAAGGTCCAGGTGATCTGGCGAACGCCGCCCTACTATGACTACCACTGGGTTGCAAGCCCAGCCGTTGAAGAACGCTATGGAACTGGATTCACTAAAAAGCTGCAAGGAGCGTTAACTCGCCTTGATACCAGCGTTCCTGAAGAAAAAGAGATTTTAGATTTGTTTGGGGCGGTCAAGTTTATTCCGACTGAGAATCAGAACTATGCCCAGATCGAGAAGATTGGTCGCCAGATCGGCAAGATTAAGTAA
- a CDS encoding nuclear transport factor 2 family protein: MLQEHPNVALLKQLDPKDLSRDPNLFAPNFVWHFFNPHLPEVQGDYVGLEGLQYFFETLEAITQGTFEVEPISITPIGDELLVTHVQDRMTLDGRFVALDAVVVWRIVDGCIAEAWDIPSVYTEHPQTATRAAA; the protein is encoded by the coding sequence ATGCTTCAAGAGCACCCAAATGTTGCGTTACTCAAGCAACTAGATCCTAAAGATCTCTCTAGAGATCCCAATCTTTTTGCACCAAACTTTGTCTGGCATTTCTTCAACCCTCACCTGCCAGAGGTCCAGGGCGACTATGTTGGTTTAGAAGGTCTCCAATACTTTTTTGAAACGCTCGAAGCCATTACACAGGGAACCTTTGAGGTTGAACCGATTTCCATCACACCTATTGGCGATGAGCTACTGGTGACGCACGTTCAGGATCGGATGACATTGGACGGCAGATTCGTTGCACTTGATGCCGTTGTCGTATGGCGAATTGTGGATGGCTGCATTGCTGAGGCTTGGGATATTCCGTCTGTGTATACAGAGCACCCACAGACCGCTACTAGAGCAGCAGCTTAA
- a CDS encoding alpha/beta hydrolase produces MENQMVQPRSAQWFLDSILTRALDWNGEWMRWGMGGVAIASTLFLSLPTTAAEHIHFKYDDLDITFSVETLDTYAKLGHVEEELKGYIALLPTRAQADLRRLLQTPFPIEALELENVLKAPMGQMMLTEVGRIIQTQSGANGAMTLQTALNLAAKDSGGLTLISLMHHLQADVRVDLKQVFRLLEQRDVMRKQAHVLVQEMQPSRTTTEASWSKSDRLTDLRLAGKLGVLKETVTATYTPQHFSNEMRSQRQVTADLYRPNRTDDVPASVIVMSHGLGGNRDSHLHFAQHLASHGFAVVVVQHPGSDKEQSKALLQGRSPHLFDFNAFIDRPSDITHLLNELEKQNQTDSRGRLNLQQVGIFGHSFGGYTALALAGAEIDFAQVAQNCSTQSFLLNPSLLLQCRALELPRKAYQFRDPRVQAILIINPVNASVFGRPSLQQISIPVLWATGTEDVVTPLETEHIPSFQALTTHHKYLGVVEGARHGASPMSMASVAPGETPSDSSVLDDYLNAVGLAFMQVHVQDDDMYRSYLQPAYAQSISREPYQLNFMPLGIDTSTSHQFNSPSL; encoded by the coding sequence ATGGAAAATCAGATGGTACAGCCTCGATCTGCTCAATGGTTTCTAGACTCTATCTTGACTCGCGCCTTAGATTGGAATGGAGAATGGATGCGATGGGGAATGGGGGGAGTTGCGATCGCATCCACCCTCTTCCTCTCTCTCCCAACAACAGCAGCCGAACATATTCACTTTAAGTACGACGACCTAGACATCACCTTCTCTGTAGAGACGCTAGACACTTACGCAAAGCTTGGACATGTAGAAGAAGAGCTAAAAGGCTATATTGCCTTACTCCCGACCAGAGCACAGGCAGACTTACGCCGCCTCCTACAGACTCCGTTCCCCATAGAAGCGCTGGAGCTTGAGAACGTGCTCAAAGCGCCAATGGGTCAAATGATGCTGACTGAAGTCGGTCGAATTATCCAAACGCAGTCGGGAGCTAATGGCGCGATGACGTTGCAAACAGCGTTGAATTTGGCCGCCAAGGACTCGGGTGGTTTGACCCTGATCAGCCTAATGCATCACCTACAAGCCGATGTTCGGGTTGACTTAAAGCAAGTCTTTAGGCTCCTCGAGCAGCGAGACGTGATGCGGAAGCAAGCGCACGTTCTAGTTCAAGAAATGCAGCCGTCGCGGACCACGACGGAAGCGTCCTGGTCCAAATCTGATCGCCTTACTGACCTTCGTCTAGCGGGGAAACTTGGGGTATTGAAAGAAACCGTGACTGCAACTTACACTCCACAACATTTTTCAAACGAGATGCGATCGCAACGCCAGGTCACCGCAGATTTGTATCGACCTAATCGCACCGATGACGTACCCGCTTCTGTAATCGTGATGTCCCACGGCTTAGGCGGGAACCGCGACAGTCATCTTCACTTTGCTCAGCATTTGGCATCCCACGGGTTTGCAGTGGTGGTGGTACAGCATCCTGGAAGTGACAAAGAGCAGTCGAAGGCGCTACTACAGGGGAGATCGCCCCATCTATTCGACTTTAATGCCTTCATTGATCGTCCCTCGGATATTACTCATCTACTGAACGAGCTAGAGAAACAAAACCAGACCGATTCAAGGGGGCGTCTCAATCTCCAACAGGTCGGCATCTTCGGACATTCCTTTGGTGGCTATACGGCCCTAGCCCTTGCGGGCGCGGAAATTGACTTTGCTCAGGTTGCCCAGAACTGCAGCACTCAAAGTTTTTTGCTCAATCCCTCCCTGTTGCTGCAGTGTCGCGCTCTAGAACTGCCGCGAAAAGCCTATCAGTTCCGAGATCCTCGTGTGCAGGCAATTCTAATTATCAATCCCGTCAACGCTAGCGTATTTGGGCGACCCAGTCTCCAGCAGATCAGTATCCCCGTTCTTTGGGCTACAGGAACCGAAGACGTTGTAACTCCGCTGGAGACTGAACATATTCCTTCTTTTCAGGCCCTGACCACCCACCATAAATATTTAGGCGTTGTTGAAGGGGCAAGGCATGGCGCTTCACCGATGAGTATGGCAAGCGTTGCACCGGGAGAGACTCCCTCAGATTCTTCTGTTCTCGATGATTACCTGAATGCAGTCGGTCTAGCTTTTATGCAGGTTCATGTTCAAGACGATGACATGTATCGCTCCTATCTTCAGCCTGCTTACGCCCAATCGATTAGCCGTGAGCCATATCAGTTGAACTTTATGCCTTTGGGCATAGATACCTCAACCTCGCATCAGTTTAATTCGCCATCGTTATAG
- a CDS encoding inositol monophosphatase family protein, with translation MIEALSQAVAEVAQYQKHAFTDPNVTFQSKTHSYDLVSEVDRQSQRRILAAIEQHFPAAGIVAEEDEQDKPSQDGTWFVVDPLDGTANFKAGIPLWAISIGFVREGVVESGMIALPFTGEIFFSQEVTPLIKPLNTLTEAQFYGIDSTFENLQLQGLILKRRQLGAAVPTLLWCCDSRNRQRPRLDFAFMGKGAFWDVCGAIAFLKQMGGALIDETGQDFTECSDVFAILGDLKKLRTYNFCYIASASKKIAHEAYQRYLRPRKIVL, from the coding sequence ATGATTGAAGCCTTGTCACAGGCAGTTGCAGAAGTTGCCCAGTATCAAAAGCATGCGTTCACTGATCCAAATGTCACGTTCCAAAGCAAAACTCATTCCTATGACCTTGTCTCAGAAGTAGATCGGCAATCACAGCGCAGGATTCTTGCTGCGATTGAACAGCACTTTCCGGCTGCGGGAATTGTGGCCGAGGAAGATGAGCAAGATAAACCCTCCCAAGACGGAACGTGGTTTGTGGTCGATCCCCTAGATGGAACGGCTAATTTCAAAGCAGGAATCCCTTTATGGGCTATTTCCATTGGCTTTGTGAGAGAAGGTGTCGTCGAAAGCGGGATGATTGCCTTGCCCTTCACCGGCGAGATCTTCTTCAGCCAAGAGGTTACCCCGCTGATCAAACCGCTCAACACGTTAACCGAAGCACAGTTCTACGGTATTGATAGCACTTTTGAAAACCTGCAGCTTCAAGGTCTCATTCTTAAGCGTCGTCAATTAGGGGCGGCGGTGCCTACGCTTTTATGGTGCTGTGACTCCCGCAATCGTCAGCGACCCCGACTCGACTTTGCTTTTATGGGCAAAGGGGCTTTTTGGGATGTCTGTGGTGCGATCGCATTTCTCAAACAAATGGGAGGGGCTTTGATCGATGAGACAGGCCAGGATTTCACTGAATGTTCAGACGTGTTTGCCATTCTAGGAGACCTTAAAAAACTCCGCACTTACAACTTCTGCTACATCGCCAGCGCGAGCAAGAAAATTGCTCACGAAGCCTACCAGCGTTATTTACGTCCCAGGAAGATAGTTTTATGA
- a CDS encoding PhnE/PtxC family ABC transporter permease, whose product MSASPPVAKLPARPSLMTRKMLWMAIVVVAIASSLYIASQGQSALINWGGLGQLGEFWQASLTPDLNPEFLGVMGRATLVTFAYAVCGTTLSIGLGFIGGVLTSATWWRTVLPPAAKGGWLGPLIWRLMRLLLAFPRAIHELIWGLFFLSILGLDPVVAVVAIAIPFSAIVAKVFSEILDTTPRAPLNALLNSGASPAAAWLYGLLPQAFPNLLSYASYRFECSLRSAAVLGVIGAGGLGYEIFLSLQSLQYRQLWTGFYALIILNGTVDLWSAWMRQTMGFTSRLDLQTCREISNRPNDLALPHRPNGALSLSWGLITLAIPLCFWGLGIGWERLWSPRTHRLLQEILTDAAPAWPSFYSLQNLLHLSSLTLSMSILAAALAGAGGILLSFPAARTFLLPGGWLYPQGETTRSLGATSLFLCSRLLLLVSRAIPAPIWALVFLFVLFPGVWPGVLALAVHNLGILGRLMAEVNENLDDRPVRALQTLGASPEQIVLYGVLPQNLGRFVAYIFYRWEVCIRETVIVGLVGAGGLGRLMTEQLSSFDYSGLTLTLGCFVLLTFLVDGISQQMRST is encoded by the coding sequence ATGTCTGCGTCTCCTCCCGTTGCTAAACTGCCTGCTCGTCCATCGCTCATGACGCGGAAGATGCTGTGGATGGCGATAGTGGTGGTTGCGATCGCATCCTCCCTATACATCGCTAGCCAGGGACAGTCAGCACTCATCAACTGGGGCGGCCTCGGCCAGCTCGGAGAATTTTGGCAGGCCAGCCTAACGCCGGACCTCAACCCTGAGTTTTTGGGCGTCATGGGTCGAGCGACGTTAGTGACCTTTGCCTACGCAGTTTGTGGCACCACCCTCAGCATTGGCCTCGGGTTTATAGGGGGCGTACTCACGTCAGCAACCTGGTGGCGAACGGTTCTGCCTCCGGCGGCAAAAGGGGGCTGGCTAGGACCGCTGATTTGGCGACTCATGCGATTGCTGTTGGCCTTTCCGAGGGCGATTCATGAGCTGATCTGGGGCTTGTTTTTTCTCAGTATTTTAGGACTCGATCCGGTGGTTGCGGTGGTTGCGATCGCAATTCCATTCAGCGCCATCGTGGCCAAAGTCTTCTCCGAGATTTTAGATACAACCCCCCGAGCCCCCCTCAACGCACTGCTTAATAGCGGAGCCTCACCCGCAGCCGCTTGGCTCTATGGATTGTTGCCCCAAGCCTTCCCCAACCTGCTGTCCTACGCCTCTTACCGCTTTGAATGCTCCCTGCGTTCCGCCGCCGTCTTGGGCGTCATCGGTGCTGGGGGGCTGGGCTATGAAATATTCCTGAGCCTGCAGTCTCTGCAGTACAGACAGCTCTGGACTGGCTTCTACGCCCTGATCATCCTCAACGGGACCGTCGATTTGTGGAGCGCCTGGATGCGGCAAACAATGGGCTTCACCAGCCGCTTAGATCTCCAGACCTGCAGGGAGATCAGCAACAGGCCCAACGACTTGGCCCTTCCCCATCGACCCAACGGGGCATTGTCCCTCTCTTGGGGGCTGATCACCTTAGCCATTCCCCTCTGCTTTTGGGGACTGGGGATCGGTTGGGAACGGCTATGGTCTCCTCGCACCCACAGGCTTTTGCAAGAAATCCTCACAGATGCAGCCCCTGCATGGCCGAGTTTTTATAGCCTTCAGAACTTACTTCACCTGTCGAGTCTGACTCTATCGATGTCAATTTTGGCCGCTGCTCTTGCCGGAGCTGGTGGCATTCTCCTGTCATTCCCGGCGGCGCGAACCTTTTTACTACCGGGGGGATGGCTGTACCCCCAAGGAGAGACAACGCGATCTCTCGGAGCCACAAGCCTATTTCTATGCAGCCGCTTACTACTACTGGTCAGTCGGGCCATTCCCGCACCAATTTGGGCCTTAGTCTTTTTGTTTGTACTATTCCCTGGTGTGTGGCCGGGGGTGCTGGCGTTGGCCGTTCACAACCTCGGCATTTTGGGGCGCTTGATGGCGGAGGTGAATGAAAATCTTGATGATCGACCGGTACGAGCGCTGCAGACACTCGGCGCTTCCCCAGAACAAATTGTTCTCTACGGTGTCTTACCGCAGAATCTTGGACGCTTTGTGGCCTATATCTTTTACCGCTGGGAAGTCTGCATTCGAGAAACCGTCATTGTCGGATTAGTGGGAGCCGGGGGATTGGGGCGTTTAATGACTGAACAGCTCAGCAGTTTTGACTATTCAGGTTTGACCCTTACCTTAGGATGCTTTGTATTGTTGACGTTTTTAGTCGATGGGATTAGTCAGCAGATGCGGTCGACATAG
- a CDS encoding ROK family protein, which produces MTDAETQPLQVLSVDIGGSGIKAMVLNETGKPITERNRIKTPHPPTPDAVLDVIAQLATEQGAFEQVSVGFPGVVQHGVTKTAVNLTAEWLGFDLATALSKRLGKPVRVANDADIQGYGAISGKGVELVLTLGTGFGSALFVNGHLVPNLEMAHHPFQKQKTYEQQLGRKALKKKGNKTWNRNLAKAIANLERLFSYDQLYIGGGEAKRINIDLPPNVTMVSNEAGILGGIALWGDSGAD; this is translated from the coding sequence ATGACAGATGCTGAGACGCAACCCCTGCAGGTTTTATCCGTGGACATTGGGGGCAGTGGTATTAAAGCAATGGTGTTGAATGAGACCGGTAAACCCATTACCGAACGTAATCGCATCAAGACCCCTCACCCCCCAACCCCCGACGCTGTCCTGGATGTGATCGCTCAATTAGCTACAGAACAAGGCGCCTTTGAACAGGTTTCTGTCGGTTTTCCGGGAGTGGTCCAACACGGCGTCACTAAAACTGCCGTTAACCTCACCGCCGAATGGCTTGGCTTTGACCTCGCCACAGCCCTTTCAAAGCGATTAGGAAAACCTGTACGTGTCGCTAATGATGCCGATATTCAGGGCTATGGCGCAATCTCAGGTAAAGGCGTTGAATTAGTATTAACGCTGGGAACTGGCTTTGGCTCTGCTTTGTTCGTCAACGGCCACTTGGTCCCCAACCTTGAAATGGCCCACCACCCCTTTCAAAAGCAGAAGACCTATGAGCAGCAGTTGGGTCGTAAAGCTCTCAAAAAGAAAGGTAATAAGACCTGGAATCGAAATTTAGCCAAAGCAATCGCTAATTTAGAACGACTGTTTAGCTATGATCAACTCTACATTGGGGGTGGGGAAGCAAAACGCATCAATATTGACCTGCCTCCGAACGTGACCATGGTATCCAACGAAGCCGGTATTCTGGGCGGAATAGCATTATGGGGCGACAGCGGAGCTGATTAG
- a CDS encoding Crp/Fnr family transcriptional regulator yields MIKTLLWKIDVGMVRTLTLQESGAVITLGLWGVGDVVGHPLAGVEPYLIECLCKVQAHRLHIDDGLAIDEVMWSHIHQSQILQRMNYGSIPERLKQFLAWFAYKFGTKSEEGWRIPNRLTQQDIAEAIGTSRVTICRLLGELEQGGIIHSSKKGYLLSHRFQMER; encoded by the coding sequence ATGATTAAGACTCTTCTATGGAAGATTGATGTCGGTATGGTCCGAACTCTGACCTTACAAGAAAGCGGTGCTGTTATAACACTTGGCCTATGGGGCGTTGGCGATGTTGTTGGACATCCGCTGGCCGGAGTTGAACCGTATCTCATCGAATGTCTTTGTAAGGTTCAAGCGCATCGACTGCACATAGATGATGGATTGGCGATAGATGAGGTGATGTGGTCTCACATCCATCAAAGTCAAATCTTACAAAGGATGAATTATGGCTCAATACCCGAACGCCTCAAGCAATTCTTAGCGTGGTTCGCTTATAAATTTGGGACAAAATCTGAAGAAGGATGGCGTATCCCCAACCGCCTGACACAGCAAGATATTGCAGAAGCCATTGGAACAAGCCGAGTCACCATCTGCAGATTACTTGGCGAATTAGAGCAAGGCGGAATTATTCACTCATCTAAAAAGGGTTATCTACTCAGTCACCGCTTTCAGATGGAGAGATAG
- a CDS encoding Tn3 family transposase — MSFSQITACTNIVETYHHFLDWLHFGTHEVITKQDPDEQERQLKYLDLTASAVIFQNAMDMSLIMQQLSAEGNPIDRKTLATTSPSLVGQLKRIGDFVVDIETMPVPFEQAIQLPIDLDFI, encoded by the coding sequence ATCAGCTTTTCACAGATAACGGCTTGCACCAACATTGTTGAGACCTATCACCACTTTCTCGATTGGTTGCATTTTGGTACGCATGAGGTGATCACTAAGCAGGATCCCGATGAGCAGGAGAGGCAGCTCAAGTATTTGGACCTGACGGCCAGTGCGGTGATTTTCCAGAATGCGATGGATATGTCTTTAATCATGCAGCAGCTTAGTGCAGAGGGAAATCCCATTGACCGTAAGACATTAGCAACGACGAGTCCTTCTCTGGTAGGGCAGCTGAAGCGCATTGGTGACTTCGTGGTGGACATAGAGACGATGCCGGTGCCGTTTGAACAAGCGATTCAGCTTCCTATTGATCTAGATTTTATCTAG
- a CDS encoding glycosyltransferase, with protein sequence MTHIGILCPTLNGHLNPMMALGHELKRRGHRITIVGLLDGKSKVLAAGLEFLAIGEVKFPFGSTSQSLDKLGQLSGIAAFRYSIELMKQATATLLEEAPAALQNMGVEILLIDQALVGGSSIAQRLDLPFISVACALMFNQDSNVPPFFTSWRYSATWWARLRNQIGYQLLSILAQPSTRQIATYRQQWNLPSLKHQNDFYSPLAQICQQPAEFEYPRQSLPAHFYFTGPYSDQNTREPVDFPFDQLTGQPLIYASLGTLQNRLLGTFEIIAEACQVLNVQLVIALGGGSTPESLPILPGSPLVVGYAPQLELLQRATLTITHAGMNTVLESLSNGVPMVAIPITNDQPGVAARIAWTGAGEVVTLKDLTVSRLRSTIRRVLVMKSYRNNAVRLQKAMQTAGGANQAADVIEQVIATEQAVSVQIQASGSFAMSNR encoded by the coding sequence ATGACTCATATCGGCATCCTTTGTCCTACTCTGAATGGTCATCTCAATCCAATGATGGCGCTAGGGCATGAACTGAAGCGTCGAGGGCATCGCATAACGATAGTGGGTCTTCTCGATGGAAAATCCAAAGTTTTGGCTGCAGGATTAGAATTCCTGGCGATTGGTGAAGTCAAGTTCCCCTTTGGCTCCACTAGCCAATCTTTAGATAAGCTAGGACAGCTCAGTGGTATAGCTGCATTTCGATACTCCATTGAGCTGATGAAGCAAGCAACAGCAACCCTGCTGGAAGAAGCACCTGCTGCTCTTCAGAATATGGGTGTAGAAATTCTGCTGATTGATCAGGCCTTAGTTGGCGGTTCAAGCATTGCTCAGAGATTAGATCTGCCCTTTATCAGCGTTGCTTGCGCTCTAATGTTCAATCAAGATTCCAATGTGCCTCCTTTCTTTACCAGCTGGCGCTACTCCGCAACCTGGTGGGCACGGTTACGGAATCAAATAGGCTACCAATTACTTTCTATTCTTGCGCAACCCAGTACGAGGCAGATTGCTACATATCGACAGCAGTGGAACTTGCCATCTCTCAAGCATCAAAATGATTTCTATTCTCCACTCGCACAGATCTGCCAGCAACCAGCTGAATTTGAATATCCAAGACAATCCTTACCCGCTCACTTCTACTTTACGGGGCCTTACTCAGATCAGAACACCCGCGAACCTGTAGATTTTCCCTTTGATCAATTGACAGGACAACCGCTGATTTATGCCTCCCTTGGTACGCTACAGAACCGTTTGCTAGGCACGTTCGAGATCATTGCAGAAGCCTGTCAAGTCTTAAATGTGCAGTTGGTGATTGCGCTAGGCGGCGGAAGTACGCCAGAATCACTGCCGATTTTACCCGGCTCTCCTTTAGTCGTTGGCTATGCTCCCCAATTGGAACTGTTGCAAAGAGCCACCCTGACCATTACCCATGCAGGCATGAATACAGTTTTGGAATCTTTGAGTAACGGTGTGCCGATGGTGGCGATTCCGATTACCAACGATCAGCCGGGGGTCGCAGCCCGAATTGCCTGGACTGGGGCCGGAGAAGTCGTCACCTTAAAAGATTTGACTGTCTCCAGGCTGCGCAGCACCATCCGTCGAGTTTTGGTTATGAAATCTTACAGAAACAATGCTGTTAGGCTACAAAAGGCCATGCAAACAGCTGGCGGAGCCAATCAAGCCGCTGACGTGATCGAGCAGGTGATTGCAACGGAGCAGGCTGTCTCAGTTCAAATTCAGGCATCAGGAAGTTTTGCAATGTCTAACAGATAG